One genomic region from Chrysemys picta bellii isolate R12L10 chromosome 18, ASM1138683v2, whole genome shotgun sequence encodes:
- the LOC135976498 gene encoding maestro heat-like repeat-containing protein family member 1 gives MTPALEPELETHLLRAALHAVFTLGMEKDTTQVQDLPRVLPDLLDAMLGNLLAESPDTNRLQYILEHINYWIVSRVPRERARAVKSSTALLRSTITLPEFDNSAEFPRMGHHMAQLALSVSDPAKDISRQAREGVYQLYQLLLHQRGKEPSWEMAPARRVRLGPSQFLSD, from the exons atgacgcctgccctggagccagagctggagacccacctcctccgagctgccctgcacgccgtcttcaccctgggcatggagaaggacaccacccaagtgcag gatctgcctcgggtcttgccagacctcctggacgccatgctggggaacctgctggcagagtccccagacactaacaggctccagtacatcttggag cacattaactactggatcgtgtccagggtgccgcgagagagagccagggccgttaagagcagcacggccctgctcagatccaccatcaccctccctgagtttgac aactcagcggaattccccaggatgggtcaccacatggcacagctggctctgtccgtcagtgacccagccaaggacatcagccggcaggccagggagggggtttaccagctctaccagctgctgctgcaccagaggggtaaggaacccagctgggaaatggcacctgctagaagagtgagactgggacccagccaatttctctcagactga